One Glycine max cultivar Williams 82 chromosome 3, Glycine_max_v4.0, whole genome shotgun sequence DNA window includes the following coding sequences:
- the LOC100820345 gene encoding mitochondrial carrier protein MTM1 — protein MSPTHTNTNSDTQLRIQERALSAAGAAFVSAIIVNPLDVAKTRLQAQAAGVPYQGVCQMAPFQTNTTPHDIRCSAVSSSEPPLPCPSVCNRYKGTLDVLYKVTRQEGFPRLWRGTSASLALAVPTVGIYMPCYDILRNMVEDFTTQNAPNLTPYVPLVAGSVARSLACISCYPVELARTRMQAFRATQSGKPPGVWKTLLGVIHPDKGTNIFQSLHRYRFWWTGLGAQLSRDVPYSAICWSTLEPIRKSILGLAGDGASAATVLGANFSAGFVAGTLASAATCPLDVAKTRRQIEKDPERALKMTTRTTLLEIWRDGGLRGLFTGVAPRVGRAGPSVGIVVSFYEVVKYVLQLRHPT, from the exons TGTCACCAACGCATACCAATACCAATTCCGAtacgcaattgaggatacaagAACGAGCTCTTTCCGCAGCCGGTGCCGCCTTCGTGTCTGCTATCATTGTTAATCCCCTCGATGTCGCCAAG ACAAGACTTCAAGCACAAGCTGCAGGTGTTCCCTACCAAGGTGTTTGTCAAATGGCTCCTTTTCAAACGAACACG aCGCCACACGATATTAGATGTTCTGCAGTTTCTAGCTCTGAGCCACCGCTGCCTTGTCCTTCCGTGTGTAACCGCTATAAAGGAACATTAGATGTTCTTTACAAAGTTACACGTCag GAAGGCTTTCCGAGATTATGGAGAGGCACAAGTGCAAGTTTAGCGTTGGCTGTGCCAACT GTTGGAATCTACATGCCTTGTTATGATATTTTACGCAACATGGTGGAGGATTTTACAACTCAGAATGCTCCAAATTTAACACCTTATGTTCCATTAGTTGCGGGATCAGTTGCACGCTCATTAGCTTGCATTTCTTGTTATCCTGTGGAACTTGCAAGGACTCGCATGCAG GCGTTTAGAGCAACCCAAAGTGGCAAGCCTCCAGGAGTGTGGAAGACATTGCTTGGAGTCATTCACCCTGACAAGGgcacaaatatttttcaaagct TACATAGGTATCGTTTTTGGTGGACTGGTCTTGGAGCACAACTTTCTCGTGATGTTCCATACTCTGCTATTTGCTGGTCAACCCTTGAGCCA ATTAGGAAAAGCATTCTTGGCCtagcgggtgatggagcaagtGCAGCCACTGTCCTTGGAGCAAATTTTTCTGCTGGTTTTGTTGCAGGAACTTTAGCATCAGCTGCCACATGTCCACTGGATGTGGCAAAAACTCGACGACAAATAGAG AAAGATCCTGAAAGAGCATTAAAGAtgacaacaagaacaacattaCTTGAGATTTGGAG GGATGGAGGATTGAGAGGGCTATTTACAGGTGTTGCTCCCCGTGTAGGCCGCGCTGGTCCATCAGTTGGGATAGTTGTCTCTTTTTATGAAGTTGTCAAGTATGTCTTGCAGCTTAGACATCCCACTTAA
- the LOC100775980 gene encoding arabinogalactan protein 22 — protein sequence MAFLRAASEVLAIYTLVFTIFSPAVLEAQSLSLAAAPAPSRDGTSIDQGIAYVLMVVALVLTYLIHPFDASSHHF from the exons ATGGCATTTCTCAGAGCAGCTTCTGAAGTTTTGGCAATCTATACCCTTGTCTTTACCATTTTTTCACCTGCTGTTCTTGAAGCACAGTCTCTTTCCCTTGCAGCTGCTCCTGCTCCTTCCAGAGATG GTACTTCAATAGACCAAGGAATTGCATACGTATTGATGGTTGTGGCGCTGGTGCTCACGTACCTCATCCACCCCTTTGACGCGTCTTCCCATCACTTCTGA
- the TUBG1 gene encoding tubulin gamma-1 chain produces MPREIITLQVGQCGNQIGMEFWKQLCLEHGISKDGILEDFATQGGDRKDVFFYQADDQHYIPRALLIDLEPRVINGIQNSDYRNLYNHENIFVSDHGGGAGNNWASGYDQGQHVEEEIMDMIDREADGSDSLEGFVLCHSIAGGTGSGMGSYLLETLNDRYSKKLVQTYSVFPNQMETSDVVVQPYNSLLTLKRLTLNADCVVVLDNTALNRIAVERLHLSNPSFAQTNSLVSTVMSASTTTLRYPGYMNNDLVGLLASLIPTPRCHFLMTGYTPLTVERQANLIRKTTVLDVMRRLLQAKNIMVSSYARTKDASQAKYISILNIIQGEVDPTQVHESLQRIRERKLVNFIEWGPASIQVALSRKSPYVQTAHRVSGLMLASHTSIRHLFSKTLSQYEKLRKKQAFIDVYRKFPMFADNDLSEFDESRDIIESLVDEYKACESPDYIKWGMEDPNNMLTGEGNATGSLDSKSVA; encoded by the exons ATGCCGAGGGAAATCATCACTCTTCAGGTTGGGCAATGTGGGAATCAGATCGGCATGGAGTTCTGGAAGCAGCTCTGCCTCGAACACGGCATCAGCAAAGATGGCATCCTCGAAGACTTCGCCACTCAG GGGGGTGACCGGAAAGACGTGTTCTTCTATCAAGCCGATGACCAGCATTATATACCACGGGCTCTCCTGATTGACTTGGAGCCAAGAGTCATTAATGGAATTCAAAACAGTGACTACCGAAACCTCTACAATCATGAGAACATCTTTGTCTCGGATCATGGAGGTGGTGCAGGAAACAATTGGGCCAGTGGATACGATCAG GGACAACACGTTGAAGAAGAAATAATGGACATGATTGACAGAGAAGCAGATGGCAGTGACAGTCTTGAGGGTTTTGTTCTATGTCATTCAATTGCAGGAGGAACAGGCTCAG GTATGGGCTCATACTTGTTGGAGACTCTGAATGATCGCTACAGCAAAAAACTAGTTCAGACATACAGTGTGTTTCCTAACCAAATGGAGACAAGTGATGTGGTGGTCCAACCATACAATTCACTTTTGACACTCAAGAGATTGACACTTAATGCAGATTGTGTTGTAGTTCTTGACAATACTGCGCTAAATAGAATTGCTGTGGAACGGCTTCATTTATCAAACCCATCATTTGCTCAAACAAATTCCTTAGTTTCTACAGTTATGTCTGCCAGCACAACAACTCTTCGTTATCCAGGGTACATGAATAATGACTTGGTTGGTCTTCTTGCCTCTTTGATTCCAACACCAAGATGCCATTTTCTAATGACAGGATATACGCCTTTGACTGTAGAACGTCAG GCTAATTTAATTCGTAAGACTACTGTACTTGATGTTATGAGAAGACTTCTGCAG GCAAAGAATATTATGGTCTCTTCTTATGCTCGGACCAAAGATGCTAGCCAagcaaaatatatatcaattctGAATATCATCCAAGGAGAGGTTGATCCAACTCAG GTTCATGAAAGTTTGCAGAGGATTCGTGAAAGAAAACTGGTTAACTTTATTGAGTGGGGTCCTGCAAGTATTCAG GTTGCTCTATCGAGGAAGTCTCCATATGTTCAAACTGCACACAGG GTCAGTGGCCTTATGCTGGCAAGCCATACGAGCATCCGTCACCTTTTCAGTAAAACATTGAGCCAGTATGAGAAGTTGAGAAAGAAACAAGCCTTTATAGACGTCTACAGGAAGTTCCCAATGTTTGCT GATAATGACCTCTCAGAATTTGATGAATCAAGGGACATAATTGAGAGTTTGGTTGATGAATACAAGGCCTGTGAGTCCCCAGATTATATCAAATGGGGAATGGAG GATCCAAACAACATGCTAACAGGAGAAGGCAATGCTACAGGATCATTGGATTCAAAATCAGTAGCGTGA